Proteins encoded in a region of the Gemmatimonadaceae bacterium genome:
- a CDS encoding twin-arginine translocase TatA/TatE family subunit, protein MFELGPEKLLMLLLICLVIFGGKRIPEIGAGIGKGIREFKRGLSDIGESVSQPQTQSPPSVETTTSIERREEPKRLG, encoded by the coding sequence ATGTTCGAGTTGGGCCCAGAAAAGCTTTTGATGTTGCTACTGATCTGCCTGGTGATCTTCGGGGGCAAACGCATCCCGGAGATCGGCGCGGGGATCGGTAAGGGAATTCGCGAGTTCAAGCGCGGATTGAGTGATATCGGCGAGTCCGTGAGCCAGCCGCAGACGCAATCGCCTCCATCCGTCGAGACGACGACGTCGATCGAGCGACGAGAGGAGCCCAAACGGCTCGGCTAG
- a CDS encoding MBL fold metallo-hydrolase: MTISRREFLLSSGSCAAHLALAASVMPAFARRAWAAPLGSVVAREPFGNLERVAEGVWALISTPLSGDRTTISNGGLIVGRNAVLAIEGFNQPQGALWLATKSRELTGRWPTHVALTHYHADHANGIAGYLGGSDHPELRSTKRTRDLVVERNQPADAARVAALDQAVFIGADTPSTLDLGGRVVRVVPRRGHTESDVSIELDDPSIVFCGDLFWNAMFPNYVDAIPTQLSQSVRALRRTSDTIYVPGHGALGKTAQYDRYTAMIDEVERAARAGYAKGLTPADAAAAFSLPPSLGDWTLFSKAFYERAFGAWYKDLKV, from the coding sequence ATGACGATCTCTCGAAGAGAGTTTTTGCTCTCGTCGGGCAGCTGCGCCGCGCATCTGGCTCTGGCGGCAAGTGTGATGCCCGCGTTCGCACGACGTGCGTGGGCTGCGCCGTTAGGCAGCGTTGTTGCGCGTGAGCCGTTTGGCAATCTCGAACGAGTCGCCGAGGGTGTGTGGGCGCTCATCTCGACGCCGTTGAGCGGTGATCGCACGACGATCTCGAATGGTGGTTTGATCGTCGGGCGGAATGCAGTGCTCGCGATCGAAGGCTTCAATCAGCCGCAGGGCGCGCTGTGGTTGGCGACGAAGTCGCGCGAGCTCACCGGTCGGTGGCCGACACACGTTGCACTGACCCATTATCACGCCGATCACGCGAACGGCATCGCGGGGTACCTCGGCGGCTCCGACCATCCGGAGCTGCGGTCCACCAAGCGGACGCGCGATCTCGTCGTCGAGCGCAATCAGCCTGCTGATGCCGCGCGCGTCGCCGCGCTCGACCAGGCGGTGTTCATCGGTGCCGACACGCCGTCGACGCTCGACCTCGGTGGACGGGTGGTGCGCGTCGTGCCGCGGCGCGGTCACACGGAGAGCGATGTCTCGATCGAGCTCGACGATCCGAGCATCGTCTTCTGCGGAGATCTCTTCTGGAATGCCATGTTCCCGAATTATGTCGACGCGATCCCGACGCAGCTCTCGCAGTCTGTGCGCGCGCTTCGACGCACGAGCGATACGATCTATGTACCCGGCCATGGCGCGTTAGGCAAGACCGCGCAGTACGACCGTTACACGGCGATGATCGACGAGGTGGAGCGCGCCGCGCGCGCGGGTTACGCCAAGGGCCTCACTCCCGCCGATGCCGCCGCGGCGTTCAGCCTGCCTCCGTCGTTAGGCGACTGGACGCTCTTCAGCAAGGCGTTCTACGAGCGCGCCTTCGGAGCCTGGTACAAGGATTTGAAGGTCTGA
- a CDS encoding DUF4159 domain-containing protein produces the protein MGLVSQSVFARTPLRLLSAIALAGLSSSSSPARALANGRFVAGWRADPDIHNIKYDGRFTFARLTYTTGPGGYYYRGLPAWAHGYNLAEENLMRIMREVTALRPHVAQSNALAFDDPELMKYPVAYMTEAGFWTMTDHEAAALRAYILKGGFIIFDDFRDDFRSAGWANFEMQMHRVLPDARFVDLDPSHPIFHSFFDIESFDQLPQYYDRGRPIFRGIFENNDPKQRLLAIINFNTDVSNFWEFSATGWVPVEESNEGYKLGVNYVMYGLTH, from the coding sequence ATGGGACTCGTCAGCCAATCCGTCTTTGCGCGAACGCCGTTGCGGCTCCTCTCGGCGATCGCGCTTGCGGGCTTGTCATCGTCGTCGTCACCCGCGCGCGCCCTGGCGAACGGCCGGTTCGTAGCCGGCTGGCGCGCTGATCCCGATATACACAACATCAAGTACGACGGCCGATTCACCTTCGCTCGGCTGACCTACACGACGGGACCCGGCGGCTACTACTATCGCGGGCTTCCCGCCTGGGCGCACGGGTACAATCTGGCCGAGGAAAACCTGATGCGGATCATGCGCGAGGTGACCGCATTGAGGCCGCACGTTGCGCAGAGCAACGCTCTCGCCTTCGACGACCCCGAGCTCATGAAGTACCCCGTGGCGTACATGACCGAAGCCGGTTTCTGGACCATGACGGACCACGAGGCCGCGGCGCTCCGCGCGTACATCCTCAAGGGCGGGTTCATCATCTTCGACGACTTCCGCGACGATTTCCGAAGCGCCGGATGGGCCAACTTCGAGATGCAGATGCATCGCGTGCTTCCCGACGCGCGCTTCGTCGACCTCGACCCGTCGCACCCGATCTTTCACTCCTTCTTCGACATCGAGTCGTTCGACCAGTTGCCGCAGTACTACGATCGCGGTCGCCCGATCTTCCGCGGAATCTTCGAGAACAACGATCCCAAACAGCGCTTGCTCGCGATCATCAATTTCAACACCGACGTCTCGAACTTCTGGGAATTCTCGGCGACGGGCTGGGTCCCGGTGGAGGAGTCGAACGAGGGGTACAAACTCGGCGTCAATTACGTGATGTATGGATTGACGCACTGA
- a CDS encoding zf-TFIIB domain-containing protein, with the protein MDSGSLNCPDCGAAVPASSTECAFCHARLATIGCPKCFALVFVGSKHCPRCGGDVSQPADREAAPLSCPRQCGEMRAVRFGGADMYLCATCNGLWVDAETLQRIVAEHVKPAPMMATGIATPPTPRAKLDTVRYAPCPICKNLMNRVNFAHASGVIVDVCTNHGTWFDADELRRVLDFISAGGLESARQRELRRTPAVSPMPSIDDPWKIVRPALDGEDAKVIISALVTFAGRRKA; encoded by the coding sequence ATGGATTCCGGCTCTCTGAATTGCCCGGACTGCGGCGCGGCGGTGCCTGCGAGCTCGACCGAGTGCGCGTTCTGTCACGCCCGCCTGGCGACGATCGGCTGCCCCAAGTGCTTCGCGCTGGTTTTCGTCGGCAGCAAGCACTGCCCGCGCTGCGGCGGCGACGTCAGCCAGCCCGCCGATCGCGAGGCCGCGCCGCTTTCCTGTCCGCGACAATGCGGTGAAATGCGCGCAGTACGATTCGGCGGCGCCGACATGTACCTGTGCGCGACGTGCAATGGACTCTGGGTAGACGCCGAGACCCTACAGCGGATCGTGGCCGAGCACGTGAAGCCGGCGCCGATGATGGCTACCGGCATCGCGACGCCCCCCACGCCTCGCGCCAAGCTCGATACGGTGCGCTACGCACCGTGTCCGATCTGTAAGAACTTGATGAATCGCGTCAACTTCGCGCACGCGTCCGGCGTCATCGTCGACGTCTGCACGAATCACGGTACCTGGTTCGACGCCGACGAGCTGCGGCGCGTCCTCGACTTCATCAGCGCCGGCGGTCTCGAGTCGGCGCGTCAGCGCGAGCTCCGGCGAACCCCCGCCGTTTCGCCCATGCCGAGCATCGACGATCCGTGGAAGATCGTGCGTCCCGCGCTCGATGGCGAAGACGCAAAGGTAATCATCAGCGCGCTGGTGACGTTCGCGGGCCGGCGAAAGGCCTGA